From Oryctolagus cuniculus chromosome 17, mOryCun1.1, whole genome shotgun sequence, a single genomic window includes:
- the TK1 gene encoding thymidine kinase, cytosolic has protein sequence MSCINLPTVLPSSPSKTRGQIQVILGPMFSGKSTELMRRVRRFQIAQYKCLVIKYAKDVRYSHSFCTHDRNTMDALPACLLRDVAQEALAVAVIGIDEGQFFPDIVEFCEAMANSGKTVIVAALDGTFQRKAFGSILNLVPLAESVVKLTAVCMECFREAAYTKRLGSEKEVEVIGGADKYHSVCRLCYFKKSTGPPAGPDKENCPALAKPAEATAARKLFAPQQVLQCSLAAN, from the exons ATGAGCTGCATCAACTTGCCCACCGTGCTGCCCAGCTCCCCCAGCAAGACCCGGGGACAGATCCAG GTGATCCTCGGGCCCATGTTCTCAGGGAAAAG TACCGAGCTCATGAGACGGGTCCGCCGCTTCCAGATCGCTCAGTACAAGTGCCTGGTCATCAAGTACGCCAAGGACGTCCGCTACAGCCACAGCTTCTGCACGCATGACCG GAACACCATGGACGCGCTGCCGGCCTGCCTGCTGCGGGACGTGGCTCAGGAGGCCCTGGCCGTGGCCGTCATAGGCATCGACGAAGGGCAGTTT ttCCCCGACATCGTGGAGTTCTGCGAGGCCATGGCCAACTCCGGGAAGACGGTGATTGTGGCTGCCCTGGATGGAACCTTCCAGAGGAAG GCTTTCGGCTCCATCCTGAACCTGGTGCCCCTGGCCGAGAGCGTGGTGAAGCTGACAGCCGTGTGCATGGAGTGCTTCCGGGAAGCCGCCTACACCAAGAGGCTGGGCTCCGAGAAAGAG GTGGAGGTGATCGGTGGGGCGGACAAGTACCACTCCGTGTGCCGCCTGTGCTACTTCAAGAAGTCCACGGGCCCGCCTGCAGGGCCGGACAAGGAGAACTGCCCGGCGCTGGCCAAGCCGGCCGAGGCCACGGCCGCCAGGAAGCTCTTCGCCCCCCAGCAGGTCCTGCAGTGTAGCCTCGCCGCCAACTGA